The following proteins are co-located in the Bacillus pumilus genome:
- a CDS encoding tyrosine-type recombinase/integrase → MYQKWCKELNISFGHPLKEEDFILISRTNGKPISPNSLNYAVNIVADNQNLKKITVYGLRHTHATILISKRIPDKVIADLEITLQ, encoded by the coding sequence TTGTACCAAAAATGGTGTAAAGAGTTAAATATTTCCTTTGGTCATCCTTTAAAAGAAGAAGATTTCATATTAATTAGTCGGACGAATGGAAAACCTATATCACCTAACTCACTTAATTATGCTGTCAATATAGTTGCCGATAATCAAAATCTAAAGAAAATTACCGTTTATGGTTTAAGACATACTCATGCGACTATACTGATAAGCAAAAGAATACCAGACAAAGTAATTGCTGACTTGGAAATAACCCTCCAATGA
- a CDS encoding flavodoxin encodes MKALIAFASMSGNTEDMAAILKQTFQGKGIDTEMMEFDDTSAEDLSSYDYVLIGSYTWGDGDLPYEAEDFYEEVSTLELSDIKAAVFGSGDYSYPKFCEAVHTFHDMLKSTGASVFPETLKMELAPDTDEDVACCQEFATSFLTWASLSEKRVENHVS; translated from the coding sequence ATGAAAGCACTAATTGCATTTGCGAGTATGTCTGGCAATACGGAAGATATGGCAGCAATCTTAAAGCAAACATTTCAAGGAAAAGGGATAGATACAGAGATGATGGAATTTGATGATACGAGTGCAGAGGATCTTTCTTCATACGATTATGTATTGATCGGTTCCTATACTTGGGGTGATGGAGATTTACCTTATGAAGCAGAGGATTTTTATGAAGAGGTCTCTACTCTTGAACTTAGTGACATCAAAGCGGCTGTATTCGGATCTGGTGATTACAGTTATCCGAAGTTTTGCGAGGCTGTTCATACATTCCATGACATGCTGAAATCAACAGGTGCATCCGTATTTCCTGAAACATTGAAAATGGAGCTTGCGCCAGATACAGATGAGGATGTGGCGTGCTGTCAGGAATTTGCCACCAGCTTTTTAACGTGGGCC
- a CDS encoding YkyB family protein, translated as MDDYAHTKDIEPTAENIAKAIYTVNRHAKTAPNPKFLYLLKKRALQKLLQEGKGRKVGLHFSNNPKYSQQQSDVLIEIGDYYFHLPPTKEDFEFLPHLGNLNQSYRNPKANMSLNRAKQILQTYVGLKEKPAATKQKSHYTKPVFKRLGESYF; from the coding sequence ATGGACGATTATGCTCATACTAAAGACATAGAACCTACAGCAGAAAACATCGCAAAAGCCATTTATACTGTTAACCGCCATGCTAAAACCGCACCAAATCCCAAGTTTCTTTATCTTTTGAAAAAACGTGCGCTGCAAAAACTATTACAAGAAGGTAAAGGAAGAAAAGTGGGCCTACATTTCTCTAACAATCCCAAATATAGTCAACAACAGTCCGACGTGCTGATTGAAATTGGAGATTATTATTTTCATCTGCCACCAACTAAAGAAGACTTCGAATTTTTGCCACACTTAGGAAATTTAAATCAATCATATCGCAATCCGAAGGCGAATATGTCATTAAACCGAGCAAAACAAATCCTTCAAACGTATGTTGGTTTAAAAGAAAAACCTGCCGCCACAAAACAAAAATCACATTATACGAAACCCGTCTTCAAACGACTCGGGGAAAGTTATTTTTAA
- a CDS encoding chemotaxis protein: MALNKQEILLDSGTNELEIVKFEIGSNQYGINVMKVREIIQPVELTVVPHSHQDVEGMISLRGEILPVINLFSFFNVESDRSEQEKYIVTEFNQRKFVFHTGTVSQIHRVSWEEIEKPTALNQGMDRHLTGIIKLDGKMIFLPDYEKIIYDIESASGVETYHMFDGEKDERRTGKKLYVVEDSPLLMRLLTNELTEAGYKNIVTFEDGKQAYDHVMDLVSKGISVTEEIDMMITDIEMPKMDGHRLTKLLKENPLTSSIPILIFSSLITEDLRHKGETIGADDQISKPEIHQLIEKVDHFII; this comes from the coding sequence GTGGCTTTAAACAAACAAGAAATTTTACTTGACTCTGGTACAAATGAATTGGAAATTGTGAAGTTTGAAATTGGTTCAAATCAATACGGCATTAACGTGATGAAAGTAAGAGAAATCATTCAGCCAGTTGAGTTGACGGTTGTACCGCACTCTCACCAAGACGTAGAAGGTATGATTAGTTTACGAGGCGAGATTTTACCAGTCATCAATCTATTTTCCTTTTTTAATGTCGAGTCAGATCGGTCCGAACAAGAGAAGTATATCGTGACTGAATTCAACCAACGGAAATTTGTGTTCCATACAGGAACGGTTTCACAAATTCACCGCGTCAGCTGGGAAGAGATTGAAAAGCCGACTGCACTCAATCAAGGCATGGACCGTCATTTAACAGGCATTATTAAGCTTGATGGGAAAATGATTTTCCTTCCAGATTACGAAAAAATCATTTATGATATTGAATCCGCTTCTGGAGTAGAAACGTATCATATGTTTGACGGTGAGAAAGACGAGAGAAGAACAGGGAAGAAGCTGTATGTTGTTGAAGATTCTCCGCTGCTCATGCGTCTATTAACGAATGAATTAACTGAAGCAGGCTATAAAAACATTGTGACCTTTGAAGATGGCAAACAAGCATATGATCATGTCATGGATCTTGTCAGCAAAGGAATCAGTGTGACAGAAGAAATTGATATGATGATTACAGATATCGAAATGCCCAAAATGGATGGTCATCGATTAACAAAACTGCTAAAGGAAAACCCTTTAACGAGCTCCATTCCGATTCTAATCTTCTCTTCGTTAATCACTGAAGATTTGCGGCATAAAGGGGAAACGATCGGAGCAGATGATCAAATTAGTAAACCAGAAATTCATCAGCTCATTGAAAAGGTCGATCACTTTATTATCTAA
- a CDS encoding manganese catalase family protein yields MIKRDKRLLIDLPRPDHPDANGAAAVQELLGGKFGEMSTLNNYMFQSFNFRGKRKLKPFYDLVSSITAEEFGHVELVTTAVNLMITGTTHGGDPDTTPMKAAVDKRNTQHFIQTAQTGYPFDSMAKPWTGENVFSSGNLILDLLHNFFLECGARTHKMRVYEMTDHPTAREMIGYLLVRGGVHVVAYAKALEVATGVDVGKMLPIPNLDNKYFDSARKFEDQNMHTKLYTFSDTDYKDINKIWKGSHPIDGKPLTVIEGTPQGAPVPDYRELPEEFAPGISKEDFDEIAKRLMRSAGL; encoded by the coding sequence ATGATCAAACGTGACAAGCGGCTGCTGATTGATTTGCCAAGACCAGATCACCCAGATGCAAATGGGGCCGCTGCTGTGCAAGAATTACTCGGCGGGAAATTTGGTGAAATGTCCACATTAAATAATTATATGTTTCAATCCTTTAACTTTAGAGGGAAACGAAAACTCAAACCGTTTTATGACCTCGTATCAAGTATTACAGCTGAAGAATTCGGTCATGTAGAGCTTGTGACAACGGCTGTGAATCTCATGATTACGGGGACCACTCATGGCGGAGATCCAGATACGACACCGATGAAAGCGGCTGTCGATAAACGAAATACACAGCATTTTATTCAAACGGCACAAACAGGCTATCCGTTTGATTCAATGGCAAAACCTTGGACAGGAGAGAATGTGTTCTCAAGTGGTAACCTGATTCTTGATCTTCTTCATAATTTCTTTCTTGAATGCGGGGCTCGTACGCATAAAATGCGTGTGTATGAAATGACGGACCATCCTACGGCAAGAGAGATGATCGGATATTTACTTGTAAGGGGCGGTGTGCATGTTGTGGCATATGCAAAAGCGCTTGAGGTAGCCACAGGAGTAGATGTAGGAAAGATGCTGCCGATTCCAAACCTCGACAACAAATACTTTGACTCTGCGAGGAAATTTGAAGATCAAAACATGCATACGAAGCTGTACACATTTAGTGATACGGATTACAAGGATATCAATAAAATTTGGAAAGGCAGCCACCCGATTGATGGAAAGCCGCTGACAGTCATTGAGGGTACCCCGCAAGGTGCGCCTGTACCAGATTATAGAGAATTACCGGAAGAGTTTGCCCCGGGTATTTCAAAAGAGGATTTTGACGAAATTGCCAAACGGCTCATGAGATCTGCCGGTTTATAA
- a CDS encoding ribonuclease H-like YkuK family protein — translation MRMKDFIRKDPRSVYVLSIGTDSQVNQNITTFMTAIHLHRIGKGAWGCLTQQVISRPVQSLREKISLETAFTQKVCADILEGPLTELMDLLLPFAEEGADLRFEAHLDIGKKGSTKELIQEMTGMITAMGIEAKIKPDSYAAFCYANRYTK, via the coding sequence ATGAGAATGAAAGACTTTATTCGAAAAGACCCTAGATCCGTCTATGTGTTATCAATCGGCACGGATTCTCAAGTCAATCAGAATATCACAACATTTATGACTGCAATTCATCTTCACCGGATTGGCAAAGGAGCTTGGGGCTGTCTCACACAACAAGTGATCAGCAGGCCTGTGCAAAGTCTTAGAGAAAAAATTTCATTAGAGACAGCGTTTACCCAAAAGGTATGTGCAGACATCCTGGAGGGTCCTTTAACAGAACTGATGGATTTGCTTCTTCCGTTTGCTGAGGAAGGGGCAGACCTTCGTTTTGAAGCCCATCTAGATATTGGCAAAAAAGGAAGTACGAAAGAGCTGATCCAGGAAATGACCGGAATGATCACAGCTATGGGAATTGAAGCAAAAATAAAACCCGACTCATATGCAGCATTTTGCTATGCCAATCGATACACAAAATAA
- a CDS encoding YkuJ family protein produces the protein MSQLMGIITRLQSLQETAEAANEPAQRYFEVNGEKICSVKYFEKNQTFELTVFQQGDKPNTFPFDNIDMISIEIFELLQS, from the coding sequence ATGTCACAATTAATGGGTATCATTACAAGGCTGCAAAGTCTTCAAGAGACAGCAGAAGCTGCAAACGAGCCGGCACAGCGTTATTTTGAAGTGAACGGTGAGAAAATCTGTAGTGTTAAGTATTTCGAAAAGAATCAAACGTTTGAATTGACTGTTTTTCAACAAGGGGATAAGCCAAACACTTTCCCATTTGACAACATTGATATGATTTCGATTGAAATTTTTGAGCTTCTACAATCCTAA
- a CDS encoding L,D-transpeptidase family protein produces MLRYTVKSGETLASIALDFRTTTDALKAANPSLQAREPEQNEVIIIPGLPDPSTIPYRISVSISTKRLVLFSGSQLIRSYPIATGKILNMTPTGSYYIVNRQPNPGGPFGAYWLSLSKIHYGIHGTNNPSSIGKAVSRGCIRMYNQDVIELASLVPNGTPVTISQ; encoded by the coding sequence ATGCTGCGATACACGGTGAAAAGTGGAGAAACACTTGCTTCTATAGCGCTTGATTTTCGAACAACGACAGATGCCTTAAAGGCTGCAAATCCGTCACTTCAGGCTCGCGAGCCAGAACAAAATGAGGTCATCATCATTCCTGGGTTGCCGGATCCTAGCACGATCCCTTACCGCATCTCTGTTTCGATTTCAACGAAACGTCTCGTTTTGTTTTCTGGATCACAGCTCATTCGTTCGTACCCGATTGCAACAGGAAAGATATTAAATATGACACCGACAGGTTCTTATTATATTGTCAACAGACAGCCCAACCCAGGAGGTCCCTTTGGCGCCTATTGGCTGAGCCTTTCGAAAATTCATTACGGCATCCACGGTACGAATAACCCGTCTTCAATTGGTAAAGCTGTTTCTAGAGGATGCATTCGCATGTATAATCAGGATGTCATCGAACTTGCTTCACTCGTTCCCAACGGAACACCTGTGACCATTAGCCAGTAA
- a CDS encoding metallophosphoesterase: MKQLTRRQFLKGAAGASILGFLATTCGYGYARYIEPHMLDAVSLTIQDAQLPASFDQFKIAQFSDVHLSDTFPAKDLEAVVQKINAESPDLIVFTGDLVDFQASIEEHEKAKAYLTKLNAPFGKLAICGNHDYGPFGVELYEKTMEACGFTLCKNDVFLLEKEGAHIQIATLDDLMMSVPDYDLIKREVSSDLFTLLLVHEPDAALELKQAPINLQLSGHTHGGQIQLPFYGPILTAPYGHTYVEGLYGSYQHRIYVNRGLGTTRLPLRFLAKPELTFFTFTSRV; this comes from the coding sequence ATGAAGCAACTTACCCGCAGACAGTTTTTAAAAGGAGCAGCTGGTGCGAGTATTCTCGGCTTTTTGGCTACAACATGTGGATATGGCTATGCCAGATACATCGAGCCGCACATGCTCGATGCCGTGTCACTGACCATTCAAGATGCTCAGCTTCCAGCTTCATTTGACCAGTTTAAAATTGCCCAATTTAGTGATGTTCATTTAAGCGATACATTTCCTGCTAAGGATCTAGAAGCCGTCGTCCAGAAAATCAATGCTGAATCTCCAGACCTCATTGTGTTCACAGGTGACCTAGTTGATTTTCAGGCATCTATTGAAGAACATGAAAAAGCAAAAGCTTATTTGACTAAGCTGAATGCTCCGTTTGGTAAGCTGGCGATATGCGGAAACCATGACTACGGACCATTTGGCGTGGAGCTTTATGAGAAAACGATGGAAGCTTGTGGATTTACATTATGTAAAAATGATGTGTTTCTTTTAGAAAAAGAAGGGGCGCACATTCAGATCGCTACACTGGATGACCTCATGATGAGCGTGCCAGATTACGACCTCATCAAACGGGAAGTATCCTCTGATTTATTTACTTTACTGCTCGTACATGAGCCTGATGCTGCACTGGAGCTGAAACAAGCGCCCATTAACTTACAGCTCTCTGGGCATACGCATGGCGGTCAAATACAGCTTCCTTTTTATGGACCAATTCTCACAGCACCTTATGGCCATACATATGTAGAAGGTTTATACGGCAGCTATCAGCACCGCATCTATGTCAACCGCGGGCTCGGGACAACAAGACTGCCGCTTCGATTTTTAGCCAAACCTGAATTAACCTTTTTCACTTTCACATCTCGCGTATAA
- a CDS encoding LysR family transcriptional regulator — MQLQELHMLVVLSEELNMRKASERLFVSQPALSQRLQTIEKEWGTKIFFRSQKGLTVTSAGEQIIQFAKEVTTEQDRVRERIDELEGEIHGTLKLAVASIIGQHWLPKVLKRYVEKYPNAKVSLVTGWSSEMLKSLYEDHVHIGIIRGNPDWKGTKEYLMTDHLYLVDSVIKDVDELIETERPFIQFKSDSTYYQEIQHWWHQKFKVSPKQTILVDQIETCKQMAYHGIGYAILPSVTLYDHEKSVHKTPLVDVNGEQIGRDTWLLGYEASFQLKQVQAFVGVVKEMLESDAV; from the coding sequence ATGCAGCTTCAAGAGTTACATATGCTTGTTGTGCTAAGTGAAGAATTGAATATGAGAAAGGCTTCGGAGCGGCTCTTTGTCTCTCAACCTGCATTATCTCAAAGGTTGCAAACGATCGAAAAGGAATGGGGAACTAAAATCTTTTTTCGTTCACAAAAAGGGCTGACCGTGACTTCAGCAGGTGAACAGATTATCCAGTTTGCAAAAGAGGTCACGACGGAGCAAGATCGAGTGAGAGAGAGAATCGATGAGCTTGAAGGAGAAATTCATGGCACACTCAAGCTTGCAGTTGCGTCCATTATTGGACAGCACTGGCTGCCAAAGGTGTTAAAGCGGTATGTCGAAAAGTATCCAAATGCCAAAGTATCACTTGTTACCGGCTGGAGTAGTGAAATGCTCAAAAGCTTGTATGAAGACCATGTGCACATTGGCATTATTCGCGGAAACCCTGATTGGAAGGGGACAAAGGAATATTTGATGACTGATCATTTATATTTAGTTGATTCCGTGATCAAGGACGTGGATGAGTTAATTGAGACAGAACGGCCGTTTATTCAATTTAAAAGCGACAGCACCTATTATCAGGAAATCCAGCACTGGTGGCACCAAAAATTTAAAGTTTCCCCAAAGCAGACGATTCTTGTGGACCAAATTGAGACATGTAAACAAATGGCTTATCATGGCATCGGCTATGCCATTTTGCCTTCTGTCACCTTATATGACCACGAAAAAAGTGTTCATAAAACCCCGCTCGTTGATGTAAATGGAGAACAAATTGGACGTGACACATGGCTTTTAGGCTATGAAGCATCTTTTCAGTTAAAACAGGTTCAAGCATTTGTTGGTGTAGTGAAAGAAATGCTTGAAAGTGATGCAGTGTAA
- the fadH gene encoding 2,4-dienoyl-CoA reductase, protein MTKQTVIVTGGSSGMGKAMATHLALGGWNVVITGRTEETLEKTASDIKQEGGSVAYFQMDVRKPEDADQMVKFAVDTFGDVDALINNAAGNFLVPAEKLSPNGWKAVIDIVLNGTFFCSHAVGNYWIRQKKRGSMINMVATYAWGAGVGVAHSAAAKAGVLSLTRTLAVEWGKQYRIRVNAIAPGPIERTGGADKLWESEEAAQKTLDSVPLGRLGTPEEIAELAAFLLSEHASYINGDCITMDGGQWLNQSPF, encoded by the coding sequence ATGACGAAACAAACAGTGATTGTCACAGGAGGATCAAGCGGAATGGGGAAGGCGATGGCTACCCATTTGGCACTCGGAGGCTGGAATGTTGTGATTACTGGAAGAACAGAAGAAACGCTGGAAAAGACTGCAAGTGATATTAAGCAGGAAGGAGGATCGGTTGCTTACTTCCAAATGGATGTGCGAAAACCAGAGGATGCCGATCAGATGGTGAAGTTTGCGGTGGATACATTTGGCGATGTTGATGCACTCATCAACAACGCAGCAGGGAACTTTTTGGTCCCAGCAGAAAAACTGTCTCCAAACGGCTGGAAAGCGGTCATTGATATTGTGTTAAATGGCACATTTTTTTGCAGTCATGCAGTGGGTAATTACTGGATTCGTCAAAAGAAAAGGGGAAGTATGATCAACATGGTGGCCACTTATGCATGGGGTGCTGGTGTAGGTGTGGCGCATTCAGCAGCAGCAAAGGCAGGAGTTCTGTCTCTTACTCGAACGCTTGCAGTAGAATGGGGAAAGCAGTATCGAATTCGCGTCAATGCCATCGCACCAGGACCAATCGAGAGAACAGGCGGGGCTGATAAACTGTGGGAATCTGAAGAGGCAGCGCAAAAAACTTTAGATAGTGTCCCTCTTGGCAGACTGGGCACACCAGAGGAAATTGCAGAGCTTGCGGCCTTTTTACTATCTGAACATGCGTCTTATATTAATGGAGATTGTATCACGATGGATGGGGGTCAATGGCTCAACCAATCACCATTTTGA
- a CDS encoding EAL domain-containing protein encodes MVDPLDILTNIEDVFPHYQAIFSAEEQKVIGYEILGRMKLESETVSLGSFFTDSSIPDEYKLEVDQKVLSQALDLFTTADEDLLIFINHDANILMLDHGESFLELLKEYEARGIQLNRFVIEFTEHTFSGDIEQLYHTLTYYRTYGIKIAVSNIGKESSNLDRIGLLSPDLLKIDLHALRASAPSPSYEYVLYSISLLARKIGAALIYEDIEANFQLQYAWRNGGRYFQGFYLHEPTAELIDRNKRKDQLREEFQQFIAHEKKKLQAVYEHSETFYKRIHQAVTTLKKSCRTNDELIQKLALELTDCSFRIYMCNEEGFQITGNVFKKEKEWLFQPEYIEKNWSWRPYFLANILQMRISGKGFFSDIYSDLETGERIRTFSYPLEGDMYLFIDLPYAYLYEQDGLI; translated from the coding sequence ATGGTCGATCCATTAGATATTTTAACGAATATTGAAGATGTTTTCCCGCACTATCAAGCGATCTTCAGTGCGGAAGAGCAAAAAGTGATAGGCTATGAAATTCTAGGAAGAATGAAGCTTGAGTCTGAAACGGTTAGCCTAGGCTCCTTCTTTACGGATTCATCTATTCCTGACGAATATAAACTGGAAGTAGATCAAAAAGTACTTAGTCAAGCACTTGATCTCTTCACAACAGCTGATGAAGATTTGCTCATTTTTATTAATCATGATGCCAATATTCTCATGCTTGATCATGGCGAAAGCTTTTTAGAGCTTTTAAAGGAATATGAAGCAAGAGGCATTCAGCTTAATCGGTTTGTCATTGAATTTACTGAACATACGTTTAGCGGCGACATTGAACAGCTTTACCATACGTTAACGTATTATCGTACATATGGGATCAAAATCGCCGTATCTAATATAGGAAAAGAAAGCAGTAACCTTGACCGGATTGGCCTGCTTTCACCCGATCTATTAAAAATAGATTTACACGCATTAAGGGCGTCCGCTCCTTCCCCTTCCTATGAGTATGTCTTGTACAGCATTTCATTGCTTGCGAGAAAAATAGGGGCGGCTTTAATTTATGAGGACATTGAAGCGAATTTTCAGCTGCAGTATGCATGGAGAAATGGCGGGAGATATTTTCAAGGGTTCTATCTGCATGAGCCTACGGCGGAATTAATCGACCGCAACAAACGAAAAGATCAGCTTAGAGAAGAATTTCAACAATTTATTGCCCATGAGAAAAAGAAGCTTCAAGCTGTTTACGAACATTCTGAAACATTTTATAAACGAATTCACCAAGCTGTTACGACCTTGAAAAAATCATGCCGCACAAATGATGAACTCATACAAAAACTGGCACTCGAACTAACAGATTGCAGCTTTCGAATTTATATGTGTAATGAGGAAGGATTTCAAATCACTGGAAATGTGTTTAAAAAAGAAAAAGAATGGCTGTTTCAGCCGGAGTATATAGAGAAAAACTGGAGCTGGCGCCCTTATTTCCTGGCGAATATTCTCCAAATGAGAATAAGCGGGAAAGGATTTTTCAGCGATATTTACAGTGATTTAGAAACAGGGGAGCGGATACGAACGTTTTCTTATCCGTTAGAGGGAGACATGTATTTGTTTATAGATCTTCCATATGCCTATCTATATGAGCAAGATGGATTAATTTAA
- the abbA gene encoding antirepressor AbbA has translation MSVIENRFNEEEKKLLLNVLLNQEYAVELLSSEINDIECGTKNVDDNTYKQLITLYDRVRFEN, from the coding sequence ATGAGCGTCATCGAAAATCGTTTTAATGAAGAAGAGAAAAAGCTATTATTAAACGTATTGCTGAATCAGGAATATGCTGTCGAATTACTAAGCAGTGAGATCAATGATATAGAATGTGGGACAAAAAATGTCGACGACAATACGTATAAGCAATTGATCACATTGTATGACAGAGTAAGGTTTGAGAATTAA
- the cbpB gene encoding cyclic-di-AMP-binding protein CbpB, whose translation MIEIEPTQLLESTVAEHMIDADKVAHVQIGNNLEHALLVLTKTGYTAIPVLDASYHLHGLIGTNMIMDKIFGLERIEFEKLDQLKVEEVMLTDIPRLKTTDPVLKGVHAVTNNGFVCVENEEQVFEGIFTRRVVLKRLNEVIHSAKK comes from the coding sequence ATGATAGAGATAGAACCGACTCAATTGCTTGAGTCAACAGTAGCGGAGCATATGATTGATGCAGATAAAGTGGCACATGTTCAAATTGGAAATAATCTTGAGCATGCCCTATTGGTCTTGACAAAAACAGGATATACAGCCATACCAGTATTAGATGCTTCTTATCATCTACACGGGTTAATCGGAACGAATATGATCATGGATAAAATTTTTGGTTTAGAACGAATTGAATTCGAGAAACTGGACCAGTTGAAGGTAGAAGAGGTCATGTTAACGGATATTCCAAGACTCAAAACAACTGATCCTGTGCTAAAAGGCGTTCACGCTGTGACGAATAATGGATTTGTTTGTGTAGAAAATGAGGAGCAAGTATTTGAAGGGATTTTTACTCGACGTGTTGTATTAAAGCGCTTAAATGAGGTCATTCATTCCGCGAAAAAATGA
- a CDS encoding MFS transporter: protein MDIFKNRNFVRLFFAALASQMGTTVGNMAFAFYLLDHFSHQPAYATLAELMYSLPTIFVFFMVGVVADRFDRKKVAENCDWIRAGLTIVLFVVIYFNSLPLIFLILFIRSAITKFFYPAEASLVQAILNKDQYAKAAGLNQMLFSLFMVFGVGIGAIMYKTIGLHGAITIDLISFIISGILIRSCNIPMEARQPNGQAGWKSMTIKTSLKDFKEGIIYILKNKLLASLIFGFFVFGLVNGAFAVLPMFTMKYGLSPEHFELHTSFFTIAIGAGLLVGSVMGSVLAKKVKMQYLMSIPILIAGILIFVLGSTHTLWLFYVTSFVIGTCIGPINIVIGGWLPRIVHPRLMGRVSGWVDPLTMFAQSMTLGLIAVLFPKLVTNISYIYYGMGMIILLVFLFYFITLPKFSREAAELDVQRELKGQGVQ, encoded by the coding sequence ATGGATATTTTTAAAAACAGAAATTTTGTTCGTCTCTTTTTTGCAGCACTTGCCTCGCAAATGGGGACAACAGTAGGCAATATGGCGTTTGCCTTTTATTTACTTGACCATTTTAGTCATCAGCCCGCCTACGCCACATTGGCAGAGCTAATGTATTCACTCCCTACCATCTTTGTCTTTTTTATGGTCGGTGTGGTCGCAGACCGTTTTGATCGTAAAAAAGTCGCGGAGAATTGTGATTGGATACGAGCTGGGCTGACGATTGTTTTATTTGTCGTCATTTATTTTAATTCACTTCCACTTATTTTCTTGATCTTGTTTATACGAAGTGCCATTACGAAGTTCTTCTATCCAGCTGAAGCATCTCTCGTACAGGCGATTTTAAATAAAGATCAATATGCAAAAGCCGCTGGCTTAAATCAAATGCTGTTTAGTTTATTTATGGTGTTTGGTGTTGGAATCGGTGCTATTATGTATAAAACCATTGGGCTTCATGGTGCCATTACGATCGATTTGATCAGTTTTATTATTTCCGGCATCCTGATTCGTTCATGTAACATTCCAATGGAAGCGCGTCAGCCAAATGGACAAGCAGGCTGGAAAAGTATGACCATTAAAACGTCTCTTAAGGATTTTAAAGAAGGCATTATTTATATTTTAAAAAATAAATTACTGGCTTCCTTAATTTTTGGCTTCTTCGTTTTCGGTCTTGTCAATGGCGCATTTGCAGTCCTTCCAATGTTTACAATGAAATATGGTCTTTCACCAGAACACTTTGAATTGCATACATCTTTCTTTACGATCGCGATCGGTGCAGGGCTTCTTGTTGGAAGCGTAATGGGCTCTGTTCTCGCTAAAAAGGTGAAAATGCAATATCTCATGTCGATTCCGATTCTTATTGCAGGCATTCTCATTTTTGTACTTGGTTCTACCCATACATTGTGGTTATTTTATGTCACATCATTTGTCATTGGAACATGCATCGGTCCAATCAACATTGTTATTGGCGGCTGGTTGCCAAGAATCGTCCACCCTCGTCTGATGGGACGTGTGTCAGGATGGGTTGATCCGCTCACTATGTTTGCCCAATCAATGACGTTAGGTTTGATTGCGGTACTATTTCCAAAGCTCGTGACGAATATTTCATATATTTATTACGGAATGGGCATGATTATTTTACTCGTCTTCCTTTTTTACTTCATTACACTGCCAAAGTTCAGCAGAGAAGCTGCCGAGTTAGATGTACAGCGTGAATTAAAAGGTCAGGGAGTTCAATAA